From the Vibrio alginolyticus NBRC 15630 = ATCC 17749 genome, one window contains:
- the era gene encoding GTPase Era, with translation MADNEFDIDAFFASQGEPSSPENQHCGFIAIVGRPNVGKSTLLNKILGQKISITSRKPQTTRHRIMGVDTDGDYQAIYVDTPGLHIEEKRAINRLMNRAANSSLSDVNLVFFLVDGTHWTKDDEMVLTKLQKSNFPVVLCVNKVDNVQDRNDVMLHMAEMSKKMDFVDVVPISAKQGKNIDVLRKHVRNHLPKATHHFPEEYVTDRSQRFMASEIVREKLMRFTGEELPYSVTVEIERFDYNPETDGFHINALILVERNGQKKMVIGKGGEKIKTIGREARLDMEELFGRKVYLETWVKVKSGWADDERALRSLGYIDDL, from the coding sequence ATGGCTGATAACGAATTCGATATCGATGCGTTTTTCGCATCACAAGGTGAGCCAAGCTCGCCAGAAAACCAACACTGTGGCTTTATTGCTATTGTTGGTCGTCCAAACGTAGGTAAGTCGACACTTTTGAACAAGATTTTGGGTCAGAAGATTTCGATCACCTCTCGTAAGCCGCAAACGACACGCCACCGTATTATGGGTGTGGATACGGACGGCGATTACCAAGCGATTTACGTCGACACGCCTGGACTTCACATTGAAGAAAAGCGTGCGATCAACCGTTTGATGAACCGTGCTGCTAACTCGTCATTGAGTGATGTAAACCTTGTGTTCTTCTTAGTCGATGGTACGCATTGGACTAAAGACGATGAGATGGTACTGACCAAACTTCAAAAATCGAACTTCCCAGTTGTGCTTTGTGTAAACAAAGTCGACAACGTACAAGATCGTAACGACGTGATGCTACACATGGCGGAGATGTCGAAGAAGATGGACTTCGTGGATGTTGTGCCAATCTCTGCCAAGCAAGGTAAGAACATTGACGTACTACGTAAGCACGTGCGTAATCACTTACCTAAAGCAACGCATCACTTCCCAGAAGAATACGTAACTGACCGTTCTCAGCGTTTTATGGCGTCTGAGATTGTGCGTGAAAAGCTGATGCGCTTTACTGGTGAAGAGCTGCCATACTCAGTAACGGTTGAGATTGAACGTTTTGATTACAACCCAGAAACCGACGGTTTCCACATCAATGCCTTGATTCTTGTTGAGCGTAATGGCCAGAAGAAAATGGTGATTGGCAAAGGTGGCGAGAAGATTAAAACCATTGGTCGCGAAGCGCGTTTAGATATGGAAGAATTGTTCGGTCGTAAGGTTTACCTAGAAACTTGGGTAAAAGTGAAATCTGGCTGGGCAGACGACGAACGAGCGTTGCGATCGTTGGGTTATATAGACGATTTATAA
- the rnc gene encoding ribonuclease III yields the protein MNSPIDKLERKLGYQFQDAGLINLALTHRSANSKHNERLEFLGDSILSFVIADDLYHRFPKVNEGDMSRMRATLVRGHTLAELGREFDLGDYLKLGPGELKSGGFRRDSILADAVEAIIGAIYLDSDLEVVRGIVLSWYQSRLEAIKPGVSQKDPKTRLQEFLQGRRKPLPVYTVTNIKGEAHNQEFTVECEVAGVDKPVIGKGTSRRKAEQAAAETALEQLTNG from the coding sequence ATGAATTCTCCAATTGATAAACTAGAGAGAAAGCTCGGCTACCAGTTTCAAGATGCCGGGCTTATCAATTTGGCGCTGACGCACCGCAGCGCCAACAGTAAGCACAATGAACGTCTTGAGTTTCTGGGCGATTCAATTTTAAGTTTTGTCATCGCTGATGATCTGTACCATCGTTTCCCAAAAGTGAACGAAGGTGACATGAGCCGCATGCGTGCTACTTTGGTTCGCGGACATACATTGGCGGAACTGGGTCGTGAATTCGATCTAGGAGATTATTTAAAATTAGGTCCAGGTGAATTGAAGAGTGGCGGTTTTCGCCGAGACTCTATTTTAGCCGATGCGGTTGAAGCCATTATTGGCGCAATTTACCTAGACAGTGATCTTGAAGTTGTGCGAGGCATTGTACTGAGTTGGTATCAGTCACGCCTTGAAGCCATTAAACCAGGCGTTTCACAGAAAGATCCGAAAACTCGCCTACAAGAGTTCCTACAAGGCAGAAGAAAACCGCTGCCTGTCTACACAGTGACTAATATTAAAGGTGAAGCGCACAACCAAGAGTTCACGGTTGAGTGCGAAGTAGCAGGTGTGGATAAGCCTGTAATCGGTAAAGGCACCAGCCGCCGCAAGGCAGAACAAGCGGCTGCTGAAACAGCACTTGAGCAATTAACAAATGGCTGA
- the lepB gene encoding signal peptidase I produces the protein MANTFSLMLVIATLVTGVVWLLEKLVFAKKRQEKLAEIQAQTSNGLDAVTLQKVERQPWWVENSVSIFPVIAFVLVLRSFIYEPFQIPSGSMMPTLLVGDFILVEKYAYGLKDPVWRTQLVETGKPERGDIVVFKYPPQPSVDYIKRVVGLPGDIVRYSSDKQLCVQSQGESACKPVKLSNVEESQFSSNGIPMIQLDEKLGNVEHNILVNPLVRNRVEQYFPRSGTTEWVVPQGQYFVMGDNRDNSADSRYWGFVPEANLVGKAVAIWISFEFDRGADSVLPSWIPTGVRFNRIGGIH, from the coding sequence ATGGCGAATACATTCTCACTGATGTTGGTTATTGCGACTTTGGTAACTGGCGTGGTTTGGCTATTGGAAAAGCTGGTTTTCGCGAAAAAGCGTCAGGAAAAACTGGCTGAGATTCAAGCTCAGACGTCTAATGGTTTGGATGCAGTGACCTTGCAAAAAGTTGAGCGTCAGCCTTGGTGGGTTGAAAATAGCGTCTCTATTTTCCCTGTGATCGCGTTCGTTTTAGTATTACGTTCTTTTATCTACGAACCATTTCAAATCCCATCAGGCTCAATGATGCCTACCTTGCTGGTTGGCGATTTCATTTTAGTTGAGAAGTACGCGTACGGTCTAAAAGACCCAGTATGGCGTACTCAGCTAGTGGAAACTGGTAAGCCTGAGCGTGGTGATATCGTGGTATTCAAATACCCACCACAACCAAGTGTGGACTACATTAAGCGTGTAGTTGGTTTACCTGGTGATATCGTGCGTTATTCAAGTGATAAGCAGCTTTGCGTGCAAAGCCAAGGCGAATCGGCATGTAAGCCAGTTAAACTGAGCAATGTTGAAGAAAGTCAGTTTAGCTCGAACGGTATTCCAATGATCCAACTGGATGAAAAATTGGGTAACGTTGAGCACAATATTTTGGTTAACCCTCTTGTGCGTAACCGCGTGGAGCAATATTTCCCACGCAGCGGCACGACAGAGTGGGTTGTACCACAAGGTCAGTATTTTGTGATGGGTGATAACCGTGACAACAGTGCTGACAGCCGTTACTGGGGCTTTGTTCCAGAAGCAAACTTAGTCGGTAAAGCTGTCGCGATCTGGATCAGCTTCGAGTTTGATCGTGGCGCAGATAGTGTTCTACCTTCATGGATTCCAACTGGTGTGCGTTTTAACCGCATCGGTGGCATTCACTAA
- the lepA gene encoding translation elongation factor 4, translated as MKHIRNFSIIAHIDHGKSTLSDRLIQVCGGLTDREMAAQVLDSMDLERERGITIKSQSVTLNYTAKDGETYQLNFIDTPGHVDFAYEVSRSLAACEGALLVVDAGQGVEAQTLANCYTAIEMDLEVVPILNKIDLPAADPERVAEEIEEIVGIDAMEATRCSAKTGIGVDDVLENIVSAIPAPEGDPDAPLQALIIDSWFDNYLGVVSLVRIKNGELKKNDKIKVMSTGQVWGVDRLGIFTPKQVDTDILRTGEVGWVVCGIKDILGAPVGDTLTLAKNGCDKPLPGFKKVKPQVYAGLFPVSSDDYENFRDALGKLSLNDASLFYEPENSAALGFGFRCGFLGMLHMEIIQERLEREYDLDLITTAPTVVYEVEKTDGDLLYVDSPAKLPAINDIEEIREPIARCNILVPSEYLGNVITLCVEKRGSQVDMVYHGNQVAVTYDIPMAEVVLDFFDRLKSTSRGYASLDYNFQRFEASNMVRVDVLLNGDTVDALAMITHKDQSQTRGRQLVEKMKEFIPRQMFDIAIQAAIGNHIIARSTVKQLRKNVIAKCYGGDVSRKKKLLKKQKEGKKRMKQIGNVELPQEAFLAILHVGKD; from the coding sequence ATGAAGCACATTCGTAACTTTTCGATTATCGCCCACATCGACCATGGTAAGTCGACCCTATCAGACCGTCTAATCCAAGTTTGTGGCGGGTTAACCGATCGTGAAATGGCCGCACAGGTTCTGGATTCTATGGATCTTGAACGTGAGCGTGGCATCACCATCAAATCTCAGAGTGTGACGCTAAACTACACCGCTAAAGACGGTGAGACGTATCAGCTGAACTTCATCGATACTCCGGGGCACGTTGACTTTGCATATGAAGTATCACGCTCTCTAGCGGCTTGTGAAGGTGCGCTATTGGTTGTGGATGCGGGTCAAGGTGTTGAAGCTCAAACACTGGCTAACTGTTACACCGCGATCGAAATGGATCTAGAGGTTGTGCCAATCTTGAACAAGATTGACCTACCAGCAGCCGATCCTGAGCGTGTAGCGGAAGAAATTGAAGAAATCGTTGGTATCGATGCAATGGAAGCAACCCGCTGTTCTGCGAAGACAGGCATCGGTGTTGATGACGTTCTAGAGAACATTGTGTCAGCGATTCCAGCACCGGAAGGTGATCCAGATGCGCCACTACAAGCGCTGATCATAGACTCATGGTTTGATAACTACCTTGGCGTTGTTTCTTTAGTGCGTATTAAAAACGGCGAACTGAAGAAGAACGATAAGATCAAAGTGATGAGTACGGGCCAAGTTTGGGGTGTAGATCGTCTTGGTATCTTTACGCCAAAACAAGTAGATACCGATATCCTTCGTACTGGTGAAGTAGGTTGGGTTGTTTGTGGTATCAAAGACATTCTTGGTGCCCCTGTTGGTGATACGCTGACTCTAGCGAAGAATGGTTGTGATAAACCGCTACCAGGCTTTAAGAAAGTTAAACCTCAGGTTTACGCAGGTCTGTTCCCTGTATCTTCTGACGATTACGAGAACTTCCGCGACGCACTAGGCAAACTAAGCCTAAACGACGCATCGCTATTCTACGAGCCAGAAAACTCTGCAGCACTAGGCTTTGGTTTCCGTTGTGGTTTCCTTGGCATGCTACATATGGAAATCATCCAAGAGCGTCTAGAGCGTGAATACGACTTGGATCTTATCACCACAGCACCAACGGTAGTTTACGAAGTTGAGAAGACGGATGGCGATCTGCTGTATGTTGATAGCCCAGCAAAACTACCAGCGATCAATGATATTGAAGAAATTCGTGAACCGATTGCGCGTTGTAATATCCTTGTGCCTTCAGAGTACCTAGGTAATGTAATCACCCTGTGTGTTGAAAAGCGAGGCAGTCAAGTTGATATGGTTTACCACGGTAACCAAGTCGCTGTGACTTACGATATTCCAATGGCTGAAGTGGTACTGGATTTCTTCGATCGTCTGAAATCAACATCACGCGGTTACGCATCTTTGGATTACAACTTCCAGCGTTTTGAAGCTTCGAACATGGTACGTGTAGACGTTCTTCTTAACGGTGATACTGTTGATGCATTGGCGATGATTACACACAAAGATCAGTCTCAGACTCGCGGTCGTCAGTTGGTAGAGAAGATGAAAGAATTCATCCCTCGCCAAATGTTTGATATCGCAATCCAAGCGGCAATTGGTAACCACATTATCGCTCGTTCAACGGTAAAACAGTTGCGTAAGAACGTTATTGCGAAATGTTACGGCGGTGACGTAAGTCGTAAGAAGAAACTTCTGAAGAAACAGAAAGAAGGTAAGAAACGCATGAAGCAGATCGGTAACGTTGAGCTGCCTCAAGAAGCGTTCCTAGCCATCCTTCACGTAGGTAAAGACTAA
- a CDS encoding SoxR reducing system RseC family protein — protein MMTALATVTDVHRRGKQYEIDLSCEQQTSCSSCSSQKSCGTGVVTKAIGNKSLSWHLRTDKSVKIGQVVEIGFPESSLIKSAMAVYLLPLFGLIIGAMFGHFLLAPLTAGGEGIIILASVLFAAGGMWIAKCVSRPLEDESKRQVTLVRVLGEPIQ, from the coding sequence ATGATGACCGCGTTGGCTACCGTGACAGACGTGCATCGTCGCGGCAAGCAATACGAAATTGATTTAAGTTGCGAACAGCAGACCAGTTGCAGTAGTTGCTCTTCACAGAAAAGCTGTGGAACGGGCGTTGTTACTAAAGCCATTGGTAACAAGAGTTTATCTTGGCACCTGCGCACGGATAAATCGGTGAAAATAGGTCAAGTCGTCGAGATTGGTTTTCCTGAGTCAAGCCTAATAAAATCAGCAATGGCGGTTTATTTACTGCCATTGTTTGGTTTGATTATCGGCGCGATGTTTGGTCACTTCCTATTAGCGCCGCTGACAGCCGGCGGGGAAGGCATCATCATATTGGCATCGGTATTGTTTGCCGCTGGTGGAATGTGGATCGCAAAATGTGTTTCTCGTCCGTTAGAAGATGAATCCAAGCGCCAAGTTACCCTCGTTCGGGTACTTGGAGAGCCAATCCAGTAA
- the rseB gene encoding sigma-E factor regulatory protein RseB yields MKKFLISACALFSMMSSQAFAGDKPAEALLHQMSEASKNLSYELSYILIKKNSIEPLLYRHATHGDDQYAHLVYLSGPVREVIRRGTEVSYIETGLEPFTIESGKMVAPTMPMLNTNIDELNLYYDYVKVGRAREAGVATQVLRIVPKDGLRYSYVLWIDEKSKLPLRADLVDRDGEMLEQYRTISYTVNPKIAELMSGLQDVQLPAVLTMPKGDIGTSNWQVGWIPEGFEPNELNRYRMAVTNQMVESQLYSDGLFSFSVYVANKDEHSLKGQLVRQGRRTLHSFVSGQHEISVVGDIPPTTAQRIAQSVTFNVTKSK; encoded by the coding sequence ATGAAAAAATTTCTGATCAGCGCTTGCGCTCTGTTCAGTATGATGTCTTCTCAAGCCTTTGCTGGTGATAAGCCAGCGGAGGCTTTATTGCATCAAATGAGCGAGGCGAGTAAGAATTTAAGTTACGAACTCTCTTATATCCTTATCAAAAAGAACAGCATTGAGCCGTTGCTGTATCGTCATGCCACGCATGGTGACGATCAATATGCTCATCTTGTCTACTTAAGTGGCCCAGTGCGTGAAGTGATTCGTCGCGGAACTGAAGTAAGTTATATCGAAACGGGTTTAGAACCGTTCACCATCGAGTCAGGTAAAATGGTCGCTCCGACTATGCCTATGCTCAACACCAATATCGATGAGCTAAACTTGTATTACGACTATGTAAAAGTGGGCAGAGCTCGTGAAGCTGGTGTGGCAACACAAGTGCTGCGTATTGTTCCTAAAGACGGTCTGCGCTATTCATACGTACTATGGATCGATGAAAAGAGTAAATTGCCGTTACGTGCCGACCTTGTGGACCGAGATGGTGAGATGCTTGAACAATATCGCACTATTTCTTACACGGTAAACCCAAAAATCGCAGAGTTAATGAGTGGCCTGCAAGATGTTCAATTACCTGCTGTTCTCACCATGCCAAAAGGCGATATTGGGACCAGTAATTGGCAGGTTGGTTGGATCCCTGAGGGTTTCGAGCCGAACGAGCTCAACCGCTATCGAATGGCCGTTACTAACCAAATGGTGGAGAGTCAGCTGTATTCTGATGGTCTGTTTAGCTTCTCTGTTTACGTAGCAAACAAGGATGAGCATTCGTTAAAAGGGCAGTTGGTTCGCCAAGGCAGAAGAACGCTACACAGTTTTGTGAGCGGTCAACATGAAATCTCTGTTGTAGGAGACATTCCACCGACCACAGCACAGCGTATCGCCCAATCAGTCACATTTAATGTAACAAAGAGTAAATAA
- a CDS encoding sigma-E factor negative regulatory protein → MADKEKLSALMDGELVDKALIQELEQDQESRDAWQNYHLIGDVMRGEAPAKPEWNIAESVALALEDEPAHRAFDSHSANVISIADTPKESQPEPQKAKRQLPGWLTQFGQVAVAACVSLVVILGVQQYGGSDSMSPQTDQLPVLQTVPFAGSAEPVSLTRESVERSVGEANMQEQRKRVHAMLRDYELQLRINSDASQQDANLNPDIE, encoded by the coding sequence ATGGCTGACAAAGAAAAACTTTCAGCTCTCATGGATGGAGAATTGGTCGATAAGGCTTTAATTCAAGAGTTAGAGCAAGACCAAGAGAGCCGTGATGCTTGGCAGAACTATCACCTGATTGGTGATGTGATGCGAGGCGAAGCGCCAGCAAAACCTGAGTGGAATATTGCTGAAAGCGTGGCGTTAGCGTTAGAAGATGAACCTGCACACCGTGCGTTTGATTCGCACAGTGCAAATGTTATCTCAATTGCGGATACGCCAAAAGAGTCGCAACCAGAACCGCAAAAAGCAAAACGTCAGTTGCCAGGTTGGTTGACGCAGTTTGGTCAAGTTGCTGTTGCTGCATGTGTATCGCTTGTTGTTATTTTAGGTGTACAGCAGTACGGTGGTAGCGATTCAATGTCGCCGCAAACAGATCAATTACCTGTATTGCAGACGGTTCCGTTTGCTGGCAGCGCAGAACCAGTGAGTTTGACTCGTGAGTCTGTAGAACGTTCTGTAGGCGAGGCAAATATGCAAGAGCAGCGCAAGCGTGTTCATGCTATGCTGCGAGACTACGAATTGCAGTTACGAATTAACAGTGATGCATCTCAACAAGATGCAAATCTGAATCCGGATATTGAATGA
- the rpoE gene encoding RNA polymerase sigma factor RpoE gives MNEQLTDQVLIERVQNGDKQAFNLLVTKYQNKVCNLISRYVSNPGDVPDVAQEAFIKAYRAIPSFRGESAFYTWLYRIAVNTAKNHIVAQGRRPPATDVDAEDAEFYETGSALKEISNPENLTLSKELQRVVFSAIEALPEDLKTAMTLRELDGLSYEEIAEVMDCPVGTVRSRIFRAREAVEKKIRPLLQR, from the coding sequence ATGAACGAGCAGCTGACCGATCAAGTATTGATTGAGCGAGTTCAGAATGGCGATAAGCAAGCATTCAACCTGTTGGTAACAAAGTACCAGAATAAGGTATGTAATCTTATTTCCAGATACGTTAGTAATCCTGGCGATGTACCAGATGTAGCACAAGAAGCGTTTATTAAAGCTTACCGAGCTATCCCTAGCTTTCGTGGGGAAAGTGCGTTTTATACGTGGCTGTATCGCATTGCAGTGAATACTGCGAAAAATCACATTGTTGCTCAAGGGCGTAGACCTCCAGCGACAGATGTCGATGCTGAAGATGCTGAATTTTACGAAACAGGTAGTGCACTTAAAGAAATATCGAACCCTGAGAACTTAACGTTGTCCAAAGAATTGCAACGGGTGGTGTTCAGTGCAATCGAAGCTTTACCTGAAGATTTAAAAACCGCAATGACATTACGAGAGCTCGACGGCTTGAGTTATGAAGAAATTGCAGAAGTGATGGATTGCCCGGTAGGAACGGTACGATCGCGTATCTTCCGTGCTCGTGAGGCGGTGGAAAAGAAAATCAGACCTCTTTTGCAACGCTAG
- the nadB gene encoding L-aspartate oxidase, which translates to MNTNREHECDVLVVGSGAAGLSLALRVANHCKVMVLSKGPRSEGATYYAQGGIAAVFDESDTIDSHVEDTQIAGDGICDEETVRFIAEHSKECVQWLIDGGVPFDREEDDSDDEPRYHLTREGGHSRRRILHAADATGMAMQTSLQDNAHNHPNIHVLERHNALDLITEDKIGGDKNKVIGAYIWNRNEEHVETVRAKFVVLATGGASKVYQYTSNPDVSSGDGIAIAWRAGCRVANMEFNQFHPTCLYHPEARNFLLTEALRGEGAYLRRPDGSRFMPDFDERKELAPRDVVARAIDFEMKRLGADCMYLDISHKPADFITKHFPTIYSRLMDLGIDMTKAPIPIVPAAHYTCGGVMVDRNGCTDLKNLYAIGEVSYTGLHGANRMASNSLLECVVYAWSAAKDILKHHTNVELPSQVPCWDESKVTNSDEEVIIQHNWHELRLFMWDYMGIVRTDKRLERALRRIQLLQQETHEYYSNFRVSNNLLELRNLLQVAELMVRCAMQRKESRGLHYTLDYPNQLENSGPTILVPAKQL; encoded by the coding sequence ATGAACACAAATCGTGAACATGAGTGTGATGTATTAGTGGTAGGGAGTGGCGCGGCAGGTTTGTCGTTGGCTTTGCGCGTTGCTAACCACTGTAAGGTGATGGTGCTGAGTAAAGGACCACGCAGCGAAGGGGCGACATACTATGCTCAAGGCGGTATCGCTGCCGTATTTGATGAGTCAGACACCATTGATTCACACGTTGAAGACACGCAAATCGCCGGGGATGGTATTTGCGATGAGGAGACCGTAAGGTTCATTGCTGAGCATTCAAAAGAGTGCGTACAGTGGTTGATTGACGGTGGTGTCCCATTTGATCGTGAAGAAGATGACTCTGACGATGAACCTCGCTACCACTTAACTCGTGAAGGTGGTCATAGCCGTCGTCGTATTCTTCACGCGGCAGATGCGACAGGTATGGCGATGCAAACCTCCCTGCAAGATAACGCTCATAACCATCCAAACATTCATGTTCTCGAACGTCACAATGCTCTGGACTTAATCACCGAAGACAAAATTGGCGGTGATAAAAACAAAGTTATCGGTGCTTATATTTGGAACCGCAACGAAGAGCATGTCGAAACCGTGCGAGCCAAATTTGTGGTTCTCGCTACAGGTGGTGCTTCAAAGGTTTATCAATACACCTCTAACCCAGATGTGTCGTCTGGTGATGGTATTGCGATTGCTTGGCGTGCAGGGTGTCGTGTGGCGAATATGGAATTTAACCAGTTCCATCCGACGTGTTTATATCACCCAGAAGCACGTAACTTCTTGCTGACTGAAGCGTTGCGTGGCGAAGGTGCTTACCTGCGTCGTCCAGATGGCTCTCGCTTTATGCCAGATTTCGATGAACGTAAAGAGCTTGCTCCGCGTGACGTGGTGGCTCGTGCTATCGACTTCGAAATGAAGCGTTTAGGCGCCGACTGTATGTATCTCGACATCAGTCATAAGCCTGCTGACTTTATTACGAAACACTTCCCAACCATTTATTCACGTTTGATGGATTTGGGCATCGACATGACTAAAGCGCCAATCCCAATCGTACCTGCTGCACACTACACTTGTGGCGGTGTCATGGTGGATAGAAATGGCTGCACCGATCTGAAAAATTTGTATGCGATTGGTGAAGTTAGCTACACCGGGCTGCATGGTGCTAACCGCATGGCATCAAACTCACTTCTCGAATGTGTGGTTTATGCTTGGTCTGCGGCAAAAGATATTCTAAAACATCACACTAACGTTGAGCTACCCTCACAGGTGCCATGTTGGGATGAAAGCAAAGTAACCAATAGTGATGAAGAAGTGATCATTCAGCACAACTGGCACGAGCTTCGTCTGTTTATGTGGGACTACATGGGCATTGTGCGAACTGACAAACGTTTAGAGCGCGCCTTACGCCGTATCCAACTGTTGCAACAAGAAACACACGAGTACTACAGCAATTTCCGTGTGTCGAACAACTTATTAGAACTGCGTAACCTTTTACAAGTCGCAGAGTTGATGGTTCGTTGTGCGATGCAGCGTAAAGAGAGTCGAGGTTTGCACTACACGCTTGACTATCCGAACCAACTGGAAAACAGCGGCCCAACGATTTTGGTTCCAGCTAAACAGCTTTAA
- a CDS encoding protein YgfX: MSPITSAKFVNFTASPSLTARVFNVVLFLLMTWAVIFSSVPLVLSTYLLLLIVKALSSQGLVQPTSHGHWYVHCDGSVRFDALEYGECSEDIESEKGHLQRVDTSASPFKITFQLQSGRSVTIWRDSCDDEQYRQLSLVLRQWEMKQGANAPC, from the coding sequence TTGTCGCCCATAACCTCAGCAAAGTTCGTTAATTTTACTGCTTCTCCCTCTCTGACTGCCCGAGTCTTCAATGTTGTACTTTTCTTATTGATGACTTGGGCTGTTATCTTCTCTAGTGTTCCGCTCGTATTATCGACTTATTTGTTATTACTGATTGTTAAGGCTCTCTCAAGCCAAGGCCTTGTTCAACCTACAAGTCATGGGCATTGGTATGTGCACTGCGATGGCTCGGTTAGGTTTGATGCCCTTGAGTATGGCGAATGCTCGGAAGATATTGAGTCCGAAAAGGGTCATTTACAGCGAGTCGATACATCGGCATCACCATTCAAGATAACATTCCAATTGCAATCTGGCCGTAGTGTTACGATTTGGCGTGATAGCTGTGACGATGAGCAGTATCGTCAACTATCTTTGGTATTACGCCAATGGGAAATGAAACAGGGAGCTAATGCTCCCTGCTGA
- a CDS encoding FAD assembly factor SdhE: MYTPEEKARIKWACRRGMLELDVVIMPFFEECFDTLSEQEQRDFVSLLECDDPDLFTWVMGHGRSENLGHAAMVDKIVAHNLSKVR; the protein is encoded by the coding sequence ATGTACACTCCGGAAGAAAAAGCGCGTATTAAATGGGCTTGTCGTCGAGGCATGCTTGAGCTTGACGTAGTAATTATGCCGTTTTTTGAAGAGTGCTTTGATACTCTGAGTGAACAAGAGCAGCGTGACTTTGTTTCTTTACTTGAATGCGATGATCCTGATCTGTTTACTTGGGTAATGGGGCATGGCCGTAGCGAAAATTTAGGTCATGCAGCAATGGTTGATAAAATTGTCGCCCATAACCTCAGCAAAGTTCGTTAA
- the ygfZ gene encoding tRNA-modifying protein YgfZ, translating to MEWQTRFSALPLSTQDALPELSISLLDNFGMITMIGDDKKSYLQGQVTCDVVSLEKDQSTLGAHCDAKGKVWSVFRLFHHHDGYGMIQPKSAIDVELSEIKKYAIFSKVTIEASDDVILGVAGVKADEFISTMSKTTGSVRAVDGGTAVQVAQDRWLLILSAPEAQQIVETTDAVFTTNELWNRFDIEAGLPFVSASAQNAHIPQALNVQALGGISFTKGCYTGQETVARAKYRGTNKRAMYIVKGATSAPFSDEPIELERSVGENWRSVGALLNHYQFSDNHAIGLIVLPNNLDEDTRLRLVAQPECEWTIESLPYSLDDE from the coding sequence ATGGAATGGCAAACTCGTTTTTCAGCATTACCTCTCTCAACTCAAGACGCGCTTCCAGAGTTATCTATCTCACTGCTGGATAACTTCGGCATGATCACCATGATCGGTGATGATAAAAAATCATACTTACAAGGTCAGGTTACCTGCGATGTTGTTTCTTTAGAAAAAGACCAATCAACACTGGGCGCACATTGTGATGCGAAAGGCAAAGTGTGGAGCGTGTTCCGCCTTTTCCATCATCATGATGGCTACGGCATGATCCAACCAAAATCGGCGATTGACGTAGAACTTAGTGAAATAAAGAAATACGCCATTTTCTCTAAAGTAACGATTGAAGCTTCTGATGACGTTATCTTAGGTGTCGCTGGCGTCAAAGCCGATGAATTCATTTCAACAATGAGCAAGACAACTGGCAGCGTTCGCGCAGTTGACGGTGGCACAGCAGTGCAAGTTGCACAAGATCGCTGGTTACTGATATTAAGTGCGCCAGAAGCACAGCAAATCGTTGAAACTACCGACGCTGTCTTTACGACAAATGAGCTTTGGAATCGTTTCGATATTGAGGCAGGTTTACCATTTGTCTCTGCATCCGCGCAGAATGCTCACATTCCACAAGCACTCAACGTGCAAGCTTTAGGAGGCATAAGCTTCACAAAGGGCTGCTACACGGGACAAGAAACGGTAGCACGAGCGAAGTATCGCGGTACCAATAAACGTGCGATGTATATCGTAAAAGGTGCAACTTCTGCTCCATTCAGTGACGAACCAATTGAGCTCGAACGCAGCGTAGGTGAAAACTGGCGTTCAGTAGGTGCTTTATTAAATCACTACCAGTTCAGTGACAATCATGCGATTGGCCTGATCGTACTGCCTAATAATCTCGATGAAGACACTCGTCTTCGTTTAGTTGCGCAACCAGAATGTGAATGGACAATCGAATCACTGCCTTACAGTCTTGATGATGAGTAA